In Crassostrea angulata isolate pt1a10 chromosome 6, ASM2561291v2, whole genome shotgun sequence, a genomic segment contains:
- the LOC128189419 gene encoding NEDD4-binding protein 1-like → MAGTETNNDFDEFIVDSCKLTLVNNIQNKVERMFSINIYVDESTDNKGEKSWLRVDGQKCDRKDAREYILAVCHPESTQKLQIKDSDKDAFDEETLEDIEAKTCAQITLQDLMLEISGSELAVILAMTTLESKGAVSVDDTEPDGENDEQTKKSQAPVAKNRWTTKMDSQLEKLLCKPGNNNESISIMDYTKSSPSIKMTILKCMADLDDISDSDLFPSSREEAPPNAPSHKLVICGDSDEEKMDSDCVDGKSVKQLTDRLTTAQISPSPERDTSHKPGKDNVQTANEADKMYFRTFGNSVGYTEKEIEEGLLFCKDKTTPADFLQILNDLKEKKSELKKKNSSDKISTDGLPGTNFPPPPIVPSSSSTSVNGRRSLPQEYKKKLVEDFAEETADLSVDELKKRNAERQRLLKSAFDNGTSNVPESKSPVKKKRRKKKRKKSADTKKFIGDGSQENPAILCSSDDDKEQTKVMTIWNEDDSDASDSDDCMIVDETFPKASLKKGKIVSDSNISSNQSNTEQKTARKRAGRFDQPPNIDNNKPPGEQWTVVQNQKQQQLQNIQYNQPPGTLQTPYLQTEGGLPPFNVPPPLLGLDSANQIPPPIPSLGPAPGIQPKNLRYVVIDGSNVAMCHGCNKKFSCRGIKIVIDYFLQRGHTQITAFVPEWRRYRPRPENPIIDQPLLNELMENGHLVFTPSRRINNRLIASYDDRFVLELAEREEGIIVSNDQYRDLMQEKYSWRKIIEERLLLFSFVGDNFMPPFDPLGRHGPNLDEFLCKPQIRKRGMNQNNSQFYQKRDPQYNAWNAGKRQQDNVNWRYQGPQQQGMVRPYQRNPNPYGWSRPQLAPQRLYNNNNQGAPQQQTAQGKGAWGGKSPVKSLKAGPARSPAKTREIEDKLKGIFPENGGKISEILQNHPSETDVEKLSNYLMNAIFSV, encoded by the exons ATGGCAGGAACCGAAACTAACAATGATTTCGATGAATTTATCGTTGATTCGTGTAAATTGACTCTGGTTAACAATATCCAAAACAAAGTTGAACGAATGTTTAGTATTAACATTTATGTTGATGAATCAACTGATAACAAAGGTGAAAAGAGCTGGTTGAGAGTTGATGGACAAAAATGTGACAGAAAAGATGCCAGG GAATATATTTTGGCAGTCTGCCACCCAGAGTCCACGCAAAAGCTTCAGATTAAAGACTCTGATAAGGATGCCTTTGATGAAGAAACCCTAGAGGATATCGAAGCAAAGACATGTGCTCAAATAACACTCCAGGACCTAATGTTGGAGATCAGCGGCTCAGAACTGGCAGTCATCTTGGCAATGACCACTCTGGAAAGTAAAGGGGCAGTAAGCGTAGACGACACAGAACCAGACGGTGAGAACGACGAACAGACCAAGAAATCTCAGGCACCTGTTGCTAAAAATAGATGGACCACCAAAATGGACTCTCAGCTGGAAAAACTTCTGTGCAAGCCTGGCAATAATAACGAGAGCATATCTATCATGGACTACACAAAATCCTCTCCTTcaattaaaatgacaattttgAAATGTATGGCAGATCTTGACGATATCAGCGACAGTGATTTATTTCCAAGCAGCAGAGAGGAAGCCCCGCCTAACGCGCCGTCGCATAAATTAGTTATTTGTGGCGACAGTGATGAGGAAAAAATGGACAGTGACTGTGTTGATGGGAAATCTGTGAAACAGTTGACAGATAGATTAACCACAGCTCAAATTTCTCCATCACCAGAGCGAGATACTTCCCATAAACCAGGAAAGGATAATGTACAAACCGCAAATGAAGCTGACAAAATGTATTTCAGGACATTTGGAAACAGTGTTGGATACACGGAAAAAGAAATAGAGGAAGGATTACTTTTTTGCAAAGATAAAACAACCCCAGCTGATTTTCTACAAATACTAAATGATTTAAAGGAGAAGAAATCagaattaaagaagaaaaattcctctgataaaatttcaacagatgGTCTCCCTGGAACGAATTTTCCTCCACCCCCCATTGTGCCATCTTCATCTTCAACCTCTGTGAATGGAAGAAGGAGTCTTCCtcaggaatataaaaaaaaattggtggaAGACTTTGCAGAAGAAACAGCAGATTTGTCTGTTGACGAGCTAAAGAAAAGAAATGCAGAGCGACAGCGACTACTAAAGTCTGCTTTTGATAACGGCACCAGCAATGTGCCTGAATCCAAATCACCAGTGAAAAAGAAGAGAAGGAAGAAGAAACGCAAGAAAAGTGCTGACACGAAGAAATTCATTGGCGATGGATCCCAGGAAAATCCAGCCATTCTTTGTAGCTCAGATGATGACAAAGAACAAACAAAAGTCATGACTATTTGGAATGAAGATGACAGTGATGCTTCAGACAGCGATGATTGTATGATTGTTGATGAGACATTCCCAAAAGCTTCCttgaaaaaaggaaagattGTGTCAGATAGTAATATAAGCTCAAATCAGTCAAATACTGAGCAAAAAACTGCTAGGAAAAGAGCTGGTAGATTTGACCAACCTCCTAATATTGACAATAACAAGCCCCCAGGTGAACAGTGGACAGTGGTGCAAAATCAAAAACAGCAGCAACTTCAAAACATTCAGTACAACCAACCCCCTGGCACTCTTCAGACTCCGTACCTACAGACAGAAGGAGGGCTTCCTCCTTTTAACGTTCCTCCTCCACTCTTGGGACTTGATTCAGCAAACCAGATTCCTCCACCAATTCCTTCTCTTGGACCAGCCCCTGGCATCCAGCCAAAAAACCTGCGTTATGTTGTGATAGATGGCAGCAATGTGGCTATGTG ccATGGGTGTAATAAGAAATTTTCCTGTCGAGGCATTAAAATTGTGATAGACTATTTCTTACAAAGAGGCCACACGCAAATCACAGCTTTCGTTCCGGAATGGCGACGATACAGACCTCGTCCAGAGAATCCCATTATAGATCAACCACTTCTTAATGAATTGATGGAGAATGGGCATTTAGTTTTCACACCATCAAGAAGAATAAATAATCGCTTAATTGCATCCTATGATGATAg ATTTGTGCTGGAGTTGGCGGAGAGAGAGGAGGGCATTATTGTTTCCAATGACCAGTACAGGGACCTCATGCAGGAGAAATACAGCTGGAGGAAGATCATTGAAGAAAG actTCTGTTGTTTTCCTTTGTTGGGGATAATTTTATGCCTCCCTTTGACCCTTTGGGAAGGCATGGTCCAAATTTAGATGAGTTTTTGTGCAAGCCACAGATCAGGAAGAGGGGGATGAACCA aaacaactcacaattttatcaaaaaagagACCCCCAATATAATGCGTGGAATGCAGGAAAAAGGCAGCAAGATAATGTCAACTGGAGATATCAAGGGCCACAGCAGCAGGGAATGGTCCGACCATACCAGAGGAACCCTAATCCCTATGGGTGGTCCAGACCACAGTTAGCCCCCCAAAGACTTTATAACAATAATAATCAGGGGGCTCCACAGCAGCAGACAGCGCAAGGAAAAGGGGCATGGGGAGGCAAAAGTCCTGTTAAATCTTTGAAAGCAGGACCGGCCAGGAGTCCAGCCAAAACAAGAGAAATTGAAGACAAGCTCAAAGGCATCTTTCCAGAAAATGGAGGAAAAATCAGTGAAATTCTACAGAATCATCCCAGTGAAACAGATGTGGAGAAACTGTCAAATTATCTTATGAATGCAATTTTTTCAGTTTAG
- the LOC128189160 gene encoding uncharacterized protein LOC128189160 — MLCRLITRTSQIQRCIHPRSVCSAVTGKNNSRKTRRHSKSLESSRSVSWSAPSLRPENVTVNNVTLRTDKTKKASLVIFDKDGTLICFHAMWTPWAKKIVAKIEEATGRVGIQDKIYDVLGFCTKKQKVMPGLLAEATSGEIKDEMTKMLVAEGMEESEVRQILDSVWMEGNARNPEEMKKLGDLETLFKILKMNNVKIALITSDNRKGTDALLEELGLTKYFEHVICGDDPDTEPKPAPYNALKICEKLGIDPSDAVMVGDTKTDMLLGKSAKLGWSVGVLSGVGQTGDLLPHADHVVNDIEDILPLILPYEEWKSCYAYSPYERFLVEPNENEKMKASSKKSMADLVVFDLHGTLICLHRRYPKFVEFFCSRLKQMTGLDLSEKVNRLLGLNKDATRVMHGILSEGTSSEAKGVLVEALRREGIFYQEAIMIVNQIWKEADFILKSQPSPICPNIEEMFQKLKNNGIKIAINTGEPREFVISDLIRLGLSQYVDMLICGDDPISQPRPSGHNTLLICDELKVSPSRTVVVGDSIGDLQMGQSAFVQKKIGVLSGVSSEEQLKNYADHIIPSISNICDLILEKGKTTDSKPQSQKEGMKMFARGFSSLSQGSFMHQPSRSFSTSSHRLVHVASNKTKYDYIIVGAGSAGCTLANRLSADPAKSVLLLEAGPRDLWHWDSWKIYMPAALMYNLCDDKYNWYYHTEPEKGMNNRVMYWPRGRVWGGSSALNAMVYIRGHALDYDRWEKEGAKGWSYADCLPYFRKAQCHELGANDYRGGDGPLQVSRGKTNNPLFHAFIEAGVQAGYPFTDDMNGYQQEGFGWMDMTIGKGKRCSAAAAYLHPIVNQRANLTTEDRSLSRRILFDGKRAVGIEYERFSDIKTEYAEEIILCGGAINSPQLLMLSGIGNADDLRKLDIPIVQHLPGVGENLQDHLEVYVQQECKKPITLYKAQWKFPHVMIKIGLQWFINQTGDGATAHLEAGGFIRSEPGVEHPNIQYHFLPSTVNDHGRKAGDRHAFQAHVGPMRPTSRGFLKLKSPDPKEHPRIVANYLSTEQDIREMRDSIKLTREIFQQKAFDSYRGPELAPGVHVQSDKDIDNYNRNMADSAYHPSCTCKMGPDSDKMAVVDPSTRVYGIEGLRVVDASIMPSVVSGNLNGPTIMVAEKAADIILGNPPLPRSKAPVYKPITLKTQR, encoded by the exons ATGCTGTGTCGACTAATAACCCGAACCTCCCAGATACAGCGATGCATACACCCAAGATCTGTGTGTTCCGCTGTGACAGGAAAAAACAACTCCAGAAAAACAA GGAGACACTCGAAGTCTTTGGAATCCAGTAGAAGTGTGTCATGGTCTGCTCCCAGCCTAAGGCCTGAGAATGTGACCGTCAACAATGTCACTCTCCGCACAGACAAAACCAAGAAAGCATCTCTCGTCATATTTGACAAGGATGGAACCCTCATCTGTTTTCATGCCATGTGGACACCCTGGGCCAAAAAAATTGTGGCCAA AATTGAAGAAGCAACAGGGCGAGTAGGAATTCAGGACAAGATATATGATGTCTTGGGCTTTTGTACCAAAAAACAAAAGGTGATGCCAGGGCTACTGGCTGAGGCCACATCAGGTGAAATTAAG GATGAAATGACAAAGATGTTAGTTGCTGAAGGAATGGAAGAGTCTGAAGTTCGGCAAATTTTGGATTCAGTGTGGATGGAGGGAAATGCCAGAAATCCAGAGGAAATGAAGAAGCTAGGAGATCTAGAGACCCTCTTCAAGATCTTAAAGATGAACAATGTGAAAATCGCTCTCATCACATCTGACAATCGTAAAGGCACCGATGCCTTGCTGGAGGAACTAGGTCTTACAAAGTATTTTGAGCATGTGATTTGTGGAGACGATCCAGACACAGAACCTAAGCCAGCTCCATATAATGCTTTGAAAATCTGTGAAAAACTTGGGATCGATCCATCAGACGCTGTGATGGTGGGAGATACCAAGACAGACATGCTGCTCGGAAAGTCAGCCAAGTTAGGTTGGAGTGTGGGGGTTCTGAGCGGGGTCGGACAGACTGGGGATTTGTTGCCCCACGCTGACCATGTGGTCAATGATATCGAGGACATTCTGCCTCTTATTTTACCTTATGAGGAATGGAAGAGCTGCTATGCATATTCTCCATATGAGAGGTTTCTTGTGGAGCCAAATGAGAACGAAAAGATGAAGGCCAGCAGTAAGAAATCAATGGCAGATTTAGTCGTGTTTGATCTCCATGGAACTCTGATCTGTTTACATAGACGATATCCAAAGTTTGTGGAGTTTTTCTGCTCAAG ATTGAAGCAAATGACTGGTTTGGATCTGTCAGAAAAAGTCAACAGACTGTTGGGATTGAATAAAGATGCAACTCGAGTGATGCATGGTATCCTATCGGAGGGCACATCATCCGAGGCCAAAGGAGTTTTAGTGGAAGCCTTGAGACGAGAAGGAATATTCTACCAAGAAGCCATCATGATTGTCAATCAAATATGGAAGGAAGCcgactttattttaaaatctcagCCCTCCCCAATTTGTCCGAATATTGAGGAGATGTTTCAAAAGCTTAAGAATAATGGGATCAAAATTGCCATCAATACTGGAGAGCCAAGAGAATTTgttatttctgatctgatacgTTTGGGATTGTCGCAATACGTGGACATGTTGATATGTGGGGATGATCCCATCTCCCAGCCTCGTCCCTCTGGACACAACACCCTGCTGATCTGTGACGAGCTGAAAGTGAGTCCATCAAGGACTGTAGTAGTGGGCGACTCCATAGGAGACCTTCAAATGGGTCAGTCCGCTtttgttcagaaaaaaattGGAGTTTTATCAGGTGTGAGCTCTGAAgaacagttaaaaaattatgCGGACCATATCATTCCTAGCATATCAAATATTTGTGATCTTATCCTCGAAAAAGGAAAAACAACTGACTCTAAACCACAATCTCAAAAAGAAGGTATGAAAATGTTTGCAAGAGGCTTTTCTTCTTTATCTCAAGGTTCATTTATGCACCAACCTAGTAGGAGCTTTAGCACATCCAGTCATCGCTTAGTACATGTAGCCTCTAACAagactaaatatgattatatcaTTGTTGGGGCAGGCTCTGCAGGCTGCACATTAGCAAACCGCCTTAGTGCTGATCCAGCGAAAAGCGTCTTGCTTCTAGAAGCAGGTCCGAGAGATTTGTGGCACTGGGACTCCTGGAAGATTTACATGCCGGCTGCCTTGATGTATAATCTGTGTGATGACAAGTACAACTGGTACTACCATACAGAACCAGAGAAAGGCATGAACAACAGAGTCATGTATTGGCCCAGGGGACGGGTCTGGGGAGGTTCCTCGGCCCTCAATGCCATGGTGTACATCAGAGGTCATGCCTTAGACTATGATAGATGGGAGAAGGAAGGTGCCAAGGGCTGGTCCTATGCAGATTGCTTGCCATATTTCCGCAAAGCCCAGTGTCATGAGCTAGGAGCTAACGATTACAGAGGTGGTGATGGCCCACTCCAGGTGTCCAGAGGAAAGACCAACAATCCACTGTTCCATGCCTTTATTGAAGCAGGAGTGCAGGCAGGGTATCCCTTTACAGATGACATGAATGGCTACCAACAAGAGGGCTTTGGATGGATGGACATGACCATTGGAAAAGGCAAGAGATGCAGTGCTGCAGCAGCTTACTTACACCCTATTGTTAATCAAAGAGCTAATCTAACAACTGAGGATAGGTCTTTATCAAGGCGCATTCTATTTGATGGCAAGAGGGCAGTGGGTATCGAGTATGaaagattttctgatatcaaaacaGAATATGCAGAAGAAATTATACTTTGTGGTGGTGCTATCAATTCCCCACAGCTTCTGATGCTCTCTGGAATTGGGAATGCAGATGATCTTCGTAAACTTGATATTCCTATTGTCCAGCATTTGCCAGGAGTTGGTGAAAACCTACAGGATCATCTTGAGGTGTATGTTCAACAAGAATGTAAAAAGCCCATAACACTGTACAAAGCTCAATGGAAATTTCCTCATGTGATGATCAAAATAGGTCTGCAGTGGTTTATTAATCAGACAGGGGATGGAGCAACAGCTCATCTGGAAGCAGGAGGATTTATCCGGAGTGAACCTGGAGTAGAACACCCCAACATCCAGTACCATTTCCTTCCCTCAACAGTCAATGATCATGGACGAAAAGCAGGAGACAGACATGCTTTCCAGGCTCATGTTGGTCCTATGCGCCCCACCAGCAGGGGATTTCTCAAGCTGAAGTCTCCAGATCCCAAGGAGCATCCTCGCATTGTTGCTAATTATCTCTCAACCGAACAGGACATACGGGAGATGAGAGACAGCATCAAACTAACCAGAGAAATCTTCCAGCAGAAGGCATTTGATTCGTACAGAGGTCCTGAGTTAGCCCCAGGGGTTCATGTCCAAAGTGACAAAGACATTGATAATTACAATAGAAACATGGCTGACAGTGCCTATCATCCATCTTGCACCTGTAAGATGGGACCAGATTCAGATAAGATGGCAGTAGTTGATCCCAGTACAAGAGTGTATGGCATTGAAGGGCTTAGAGTTGTCGATGCCTCCATTATGCCAAGTGTTGTTAGTGGAAACCTGAATGGCCCAACAATTATGGTTGCTGAAAAAGCAGCAGATATTATCTTAGGAAATCCTCCCCTCCCCAGATCCAAAGCTCCTGTCTATAAACCCATCACTCTTAAAACACAGAGATGA
- the LOC128190347 gene encoding centromere protein L-like — protein MAPGETSTSTNRCMTTPQTFKSRLSHRFTPKRFTPYGRTPQSRRISTAVPTTRGRRKNVHTRTKSRTDSSSEAEDLKGFTNVTWKVFKLSPLYKFSSAPKDLKRYGQLLSSCVEAANQKGLFVENNVSRKALFCVQEGLKKTADDPDAIQILVKGKKGLGTVDTVILTATLCGVEMEGDLLIPDVKGHFTYYPVLLVKSTVAMTDVLITWLMRHFDCKISPLVFPPVYMAWMIAMWSGALANTNRKNKPVELVYQVPSECEGIKKITYTIEAADCLRVWNSIHDSKSDMFTEEEMTTFISSLEDHFYSLFRVKLNAMQLSCVGTSLCYIGRDGILKIYSAEHVSCILRHLTELSMEHFSLV, from the exons ATGGCGCCAGGAGAAACCAGCACGTCAACAAATAGATGTATGACTACACCTCAGACGTTTAAATCCAGACTTTCACATAGATTTACTCCCAAGAGATTTACTCCATATGGTAGAACACCGCAAAGTAGAAGGATATCCACAGCTGTGCCAACCACAAGAG GTAGAAGGAAAAACGTTCACACAAGAACAAAATCTCGCACTGACAGCAGTTCTGAAGCTGAAGACTTGAAAG GATTTACCAATGTAACATGGAAGGTGTTTAAGTTGTCTCCTCTCTACAAGTTTAGCAGTGCCCCAAAGGATCTGAAACGTTATGGCCAACTTTTATCCTCATGTGTGGAGGCG GCTAACCAGAAAGGACTGTTTGTAGAGAACAATGTGTCTAGAAAAGCACTGTTCTGTGTTCAAGAGGGATTGAAAAAGACTGCTG ATGACCCTGATGCTATACAAATATTGGTCAAAGGAAAAAAAGGTTTAG GAACCGTGGACACTGTCATTCTGACGGCCACGCTGTGCGGAGTGGAGATGGAGGGGGACCTGCTGATCCCCGATGTGAAGGGCCACTTTACCTACTACCCCGTCCTCCTTGTGAAGTCAACCGTAGCAATGACAGATGTCCTCATTACCTGGCTAATG AGGCATTTTGACTGTAAGATATCCCCACTGGTTTTTCCGCCTGTATATATGGCCTGGATGATTGCAATGTGGAGTGGTGCTTTAGCAAATACAA ATCGCAAGAACAAGCCTGTGGAATTGGTGTACCAGGTTCCCAGTGAATGCGAGGGAATCAAAAAGATCACATACACGATAGAGGCAGCAGATTGTCTCCGAGTTTGGAATAG CATTCATGACAGCAAATCGGACATGTTCACCGAGGAAGAAATGACAACCTTCATATCTAGTCTAGAGGATCACTTTTATTCCCTTTTTAGAGTCAAACTAAAT gCTATGCAGCTCTCCTGTGTTGGAACATCGTTATGCTACATTGGTAGAGATGGCATTTTAAAG atatatTCGGCAGAACATGTCAGTTGTATTCTGCGACATTTAACAGAACTCTCTATGGAACATTTCTCTCTGGTGTGA